In one window of Nocardiopsis aegyptia DNA:
- a CDS encoding ABC transporter permease, with amino-acid sequence MTAPMDVPESSQHAEPEAVAAGAEGAASRSLRQIAWHRFRRDRAGMAGGIVVLLLILIALLAPLLTAWLGQPPNQFNQDLVDPLTGGVWRDPDDPAQGLDPWGGMSAEHLLGVEPVNGRDLFSRIVYGARTSLLVATVATVVCVVIGTVLGIVAGYFGGWIDTVISRAMDIFLAFPLLLFAIALVGVIPDGAFGLTGNGLRIAVLVFIIGFFNWPYIGRIVRGQTLTLKEREFVEASRSLGAGSAHIVFREILPNLVTPILVYSTLLIPTNILFEAALSFLGVGINPPTATWGGMLEGALRFYTTSPHFVIVPGLAIFVTVLAFNLFGDGLRDAFDPRSSD; translated from the coding sequence ATGACCGCGCCGATGGACGTGCCGGAGTCGTCCCAGCACGCCGAGCCGGAGGCGGTGGCCGCGGGGGCCGAGGGCGCCGCGAGCCGGTCCCTCCGCCAGATCGCCTGGCACCGCTTCCGCCGGGACCGGGCCGGCATGGCGGGCGGCATCGTCGTCCTCCTGCTCATCCTCATCGCGCTCCTGGCCCCCCTGCTCACCGCCTGGCTGGGGCAGCCGCCCAACCAGTTCAACCAGGACCTCGTGGACCCCCTCACCGGAGGCGTCTGGCGCGACCCCGACGATCCGGCCCAGGGACTCGACCCCTGGGGCGGCATGAGCGCCGAGCACCTCCTGGGCGTCGAACCCGTCAACGGCCGCGACCTGTTCAGCCGGATCGTCTACGGCGCCCGCACCTCACTGCTCGTGGCCACCGTCGCCACAGTCGTCTGCGTGGTCATCGGCACCGTCCTGGGCATCGTCGCCGGGTACTTCGGCGGTTGGATCGACACCGTGATCAGCCGGGCCATGGACATCTTCCTGGCCTTCCCCCTGCTGCTGTTCGCGATCGCGCTCGTGGGCGTCATCCCCGACGGCGCGTTCGGGCTCACCGGCAACGGGCTGCGCATCGCCGTCCTGGTGTTCATCATCGGGTTCTTCAACTGGCCCTACATCGGCCGCATCGTCCGCGGCCAGACCCTCACCCTCAAGGAGCGCGAGTTCGTCGAGGCCTCGCGCAGCCTGGGAGCGGGCAGCGCCCACATCGTCTTCCGCGAGATCCTGCCCAACCTCGTCACGCCGATCCTGGTCTACTCCACGCTGCTGATCCCCACGAACATCCTGTTCGAGGCGGCGCTGAGCTTCCTGGGGGTGGGCATCAACCCGCCCACAGCCACCTGGGGCGGCATGTTGGAGGGCGCCCTGCGCTTCTACACGACCTCGCCGCACTTCGTCATCGTGCCCGGCCTGGCCATCTTCGTCACGGTCCTGGCCTTCAACCTCTTCGGCGACGGACTGCGTGACGCGTTCGACCCCCGCTCCTCCGACTGA
- the pgi gene encoding glucose-6-phosphate isomerase — protein MSGSTTTSRADGTAGPTPLDQRGEWTALGKHRTQLGSAHLRDLFADDPARADRYTVEVGDLYADYSKNLVTDETLRLLTELARACGVAELRDAMLRGDHINVTEDRAVLHTALRAPRTAVVATDGHDVVPEVHEVLDRMSAFAERVRSRSWLGHTGRPVRRIVNIGIGGSDLGPAMAYEALRPYTDRGLEFRFVSNVDGGDMHEALVDADPETTLFIVASKTFTTIETITNATVARSWLLDRLGGDEAAIARHFVAVSTNADEVARFGIDTANMFGFWDWVGGRYSYDSAIGLSLMVALGADRFREMLAGFHLMDEHFATAPPERNLPFLLGLLGVWYGGFFDAQSHAVLPYSHHMSKFTAYLQQLDMESNGKSTQRDGRPVTWQTGPVVWGTPGTNGQHAYFQLLHQGTRFVPADLIGFARPVPGLPDALVPQHDLLIANLFAQGQALAFGRTAEEVAAEGVAADLVPHRTFAGNRPTTTVLADRLTPSVLGQLVALYEHKVFVQGAVWNINSFDQWGVQLGKVLAKRVEPALTEGADVPGLDPSTSALVRRYRAQRGR, from the coding sequence ATGTCTGGCAGTACCACCACCTCCCGCGCCGATGGCACCGCGGGACCCACCCCCCTGGACCAGCGGGGCGAGTGGACGGCGCTGGGCAAGCACCGCACCCAGCTGGGCTCCGCCCACCTGCGCGACCTGTTCGCCGACGACCCCGCTCGCGCGGACCGGTACACGGTCGAGGTCGGTGACCTGTACGCCGACTACTCCAAGAACCTGGTCACCGACGAGACCCTGCGCCTGCTCACCGAACTCGCCCGGGCCTGCGGCGTCGCCGAACTGCGCGACGCGATGCTGCGCGGCGACCACATCAACGTCACCGAGGACCGCGCCGTCCTGCACACCGCCCTGCGCGCGCCCCGCACGGCGGTCGTGGCCACCGACGGACACGACGTCGTCCCCGAGGTGCACGAGGTCCTGGACCGGATGAGCGCCTTCGCCGAGCGGGTGCGCTCGCGGTCCTGGCTCGGCCACACCGGCCGCCCGGTGCGGCGGATCGTCAACATCGGCATCGGCGGCTCCGACCTGGGCCCGGCCATGGCCTACGAGGCGCTGCGCCCCTACACCGACCGCGGCCTGGAGTTCCGGTTCGTCTCCAACGTCGACGGCGGCGACATGCACGAGGCCCTCGTGGACGCCGATCCCGAGACGACGCTGTTCATCGTCGCCTCCAAGACCTTCACCACGATCGAGACCATCACCAACGCCACGGTCGCCCGCTCCTGGCTGCTGGACCGGCTCGGCGGCGACGAGGCCGCGATCGCACGGCACTTCGTGGCGGTGTCCACCAACGCCGACGAGGTCGCCCGCTTCGGCATCGACACCGCGAACATGTTCGGTTTCTGGGACTGGGTGGGCGGCCGCTACTCCTACGACTCCGCCATCGGCCTGTCGCTGATGGTCGCCCTGGGCGCCGACCGCTTCCGCGAGATGCTCGCCGGCTTCCACCTGATGGACGAGCACTTCGCCACCGCGCCGCCCGAGCGCAACCTGCCCTTCCTGCTCGGCCTGCTCGGTGTGTGGTACGGCGGGTTCTTCGACGCCCAGAGCCACGCGGTGCTGCCCTACAGCCACCACATGTCGAAGTTCACCGCCTACCTCCAGCAACTCGACATGGAGTCCAACGGCAAGTCCACCCAGCGCGACGGACGCCCCGTCACCTGGCAGACCGGCCCCGTGGTGTGGGGCACGCCCGGCACCAACGGCCAGCACGCCTACTTCCAGCTGCTGCACCAGGGCACCCGGTTCGTCCCGGCCGACCTGATCGGGTTCGCCCGACCCGTCCCCGGCCTGCCCGACGCGCTCGTGCCCCAGCACGACCTGCTCATCGCCAACCTGTTCGCGCAGGGGCAGGCACTGGCCTTCGGCCGGACCGCCGAGGAGGTCGCCGCCGAGGGCGTGGCCGCCGACCTGGTGCCGCACCGCACCTTCGCGGGCAACCGCCCCACCACCACCGTCCTGGCCGACCGGCTCACCCCCTCCGTGCTCGGCCAGCTCGTGGCGCTGTACGAGCACAAGGTGTTCGTCCAGGGCGCGGTGTGGAACATCAACTCCTTCGACCAGTGGGGCGTGCAGCTGGGCAAGGTGCTGGCCAAGCGGGTCGAGCCGGCGCTGACCGAGGGCGCCGACGTGCCCGGCCTCGACCCCTCGACCTCGGCCCTGGTCCGGCGCTACCGCGCCCAGCGGGGGCGCTGA
- a CDS encoding lactate utilization protein B, translating into MSATFLGIPPFPEAARAAVNDSRLRHNLRKATHTIRDKRGAVVTELEEDWERLRSEGAAIKSHTLRHLDHYLEQLEAAVERAGGHVHWAADAAEANAIVTRLVRETGETDVVKVKSMATQEIELNDALAEAGITAYETDLAELIVQLGDDLPSHILVPAIHLGRSQIREIFLDQMAEWGVAAPEGLTDDPRALAEAARVHLRERFLRTRTAISGANFAVADSGTLVVLESEGNGRMCLTLPETLISVVGIEKIVPTWADLEVFLQTLPRSSTGERMNPYTSTWTGVTPGDGPQEFHLVLLDNGRTDVLADTVGRQALRCIRCSACLNTCPVYERTGGHAYGSVYPGPIGAILTPQLRGMSSEVDEALPYASSLCGACYEVCPVAIDIPEVLVHLREEVASGPGHLGEKAVMKGAEAVLGSSHALAAAQRAAGAARNLVPRHLPGMAGAWTDTRDLPGVPAESFRQWWNKHEKGQS; encoded by the coding sequence ATGAGCGCGACGTTCCTGGGCATCCCGCCCTTCCCCGAGGCCGCGCGCGCCGCGGTCAACGACTCCCGGCTGCGGCACAACCTGCGCAAGGCCACCCACACCATCCGCGACAAGCGCGGCGCGGTCGTCACGGAGCTGGAGGAGGACTGGGAGCGCCTGCGCTCCGAGGGCGCGGCGATCAAGAGCCACACGCTGCGCCACCTCGACCACTACCTGGAGCAGCTGGAGGCCGCGGTCGAGCGCGCGGGCGGCCACGTGCACTGGGCCGCCGACGCCGCGGAGGCCAACGCGATCGTCACCCGGCTGGTGCGGGAGACCGGCGAGACCGACGTGGTCAAGGTCAAGTCGATGGCCACCCAGGAGATCGAACTCAACGACGCCCTGGCCGAGGCCGGCATCACCGCCTACGAGACCGACCTGGCCGAGCTGATCGTGCAGCTGGGCGACGACCTGCCCTCGCACATCCTCGTCCCCGCCATCCACCTGGGGCGGTCCCAGATCCGGGAGATCTTCCTGGACCAGATGGCCGAGTGGGGCGTGGCGGCCCCCGAGGGGCTCACCGACGACCCGCGGGCACTGGCCGAGGCGGCCAGGGTCCACCTGCGCGAACGCTTCCTGCGCACCCGTACCGCCATCTCGGGCGCGAACTTCGCGGTCGCCGACTCGGGGACCCTGGTGGTCCTGGAGTCGGAGGGCAACGGGCGGATGTGCCTGACCCTGCCCGAGACGCTGATCTCCGTGGTCGGGATCGAGAAGATCGTGCCGACCTGGGCGGATCTGGAGGTGTTCCTGCAGACACTGCCGCGCTCGTCCACGGGCGAGCGGATGAACCCCTACACCTCCACCTGGACGGGGGTGACGCCCGGCGACGGCCCGCAGGAGTTCCACTTGGTCCTGCTGGACAACGGCCGCACCGACGTGCTGGCCGACACCGTGGGCCGCCAGGCGCTGCGCTGCATCCGCTGCTCGGCGTGCCTGAACACCTGCCCGGTCTACGAGCGCACGGGCGGGCACGCCTACGGCTCGGTCTACCCGGGGCCGATCGGCGCGATCCTCACCCCGCAGCTGCGCGGGATGTCCTCGGAGGTGGACGAGGCGCTGCCGTACGCGTCGTCGCTGTGCGGGGCCTGCTACGAGGTCTGCCCGGTGGCGATCGACATCCCCGAGGTGCTGGTCCACCTGCGCGAGGAGGTCGCCTCCGGCCCGGGCCACCTGGGCGAGAAGGCGGTGATGAAGGGCGCCGAGGCCGTCCTGGGCTCCTCGCACGCGCTGGCCGCCGCCCAGCGCGCCGCCGGCGCGGCCCGCAACCTGGTGCCGCGCCACCTGCCGGGCATGGCGGGCGCCTGGACCGACACCCGCGACCTGCCCGGCGTTCCGGCCGAGTCCTTCCGCCAGTGGTGGAACAAGCACGAGAAGGGGCAGAGTTGA
- a CDS encoding ion transporter → MTVRDRVRTIVDASWFQALIITLILINALILGVETSPRVMAAHGDLLHRVDVAILGVFVLELLLRLFAHRRGFLSDPWSWFDIVIVGVALLPTSGPFAVLRVLRVLRVLRLLSVIPTLRHVVSGLFRAMPGMVSILFLVMLLLYVSGVMATQLFRDVSPEYFGDLPTSLFSLFQVSTGDSWASIAHTVMEHKPLAWIFFVLFILVSTFVALNLFIAVAVEALEQDSGGRGGEDGGGAHASGTDPDGGPARGQELILAELRALRAEVADLRRERERDQDRARARASVEG, encoded by the coding sequence GTGACCGTGCGCGACCGGGTCCGGACCATCGTCGACGCCTCCTGGTTCCAGGCCCTCATCATCACCCTGATCCTCATCAACGCGCTCATCCTGGGCGTGGAGACCTCGCCCCGCGTGATGGCCGCCCACGGCGACCTGCTGCACCGCGTGGACGTGGCCATCCTGGGCGTGTTCGTCCTGGAACTCCTGCTCCGGCTGTTCGCCCACCGGCGCGGCTTCCTGAGCGACCCGTGGAGCTGGTTCGACATCGTCATCGTGGGCGTGGCCCTGCTCCCCACCTCCGGCCCGTTCGCCGTCCTGCGCGTGCTGAGGGTGCTACGGGTCCTGCGCCTGCTGTCGGTCATCCCGACCCTGCGCCACGTCGTCTCGGGCCTGTTCCGGGCCATGCCCGGCATGGTCTCCATCCTGTTCCTGGTGATGCTGCTGCTCTACGTGTCCGGGGTGATGGCCACCCAGCTCTTCCGCGACGTGTCCCCGGAGTACTTCGGCGACCTGCCCACGTCCCTGTTCTCCCTCTTCCAGGTCTCCACGGGCGACAGCTGGGCGTCCATCGCCCACACCGTCATGGAGCACAAGCCGCTGGCGTGGATCTTCTTCGTCCTGTTCATCCTGGTGTCGACCTTCGTGGCGCTCAACCTCTTCATCGCGGTCGCCGTGGAGGCGCTCGAACAGGACTCCGGCGGCCGCGGCGGCGAGGACGGAGGGGGCGCCCACGCCTCCGGCACCGACCCCGACGGCGGGCCCGCGCGGGGGCAGGAGCTCATCCTGGCCGAGCTGCGCGCCCTGCGCGCCGAGGTGGCGGACCTGCGCCGCGAACGGGAGCGGGACCAGGACCGGGCACGGGCACGGGCGTCTGTGGAAGGCTAG
- a CDS encoding LutC/YkgG family protein encodes MSTSRERVLARVRAALADVPADEPVVRPVERPYADSHGMGAALEVLEDRLRDYKALVRRVPADRLAEEVAAALERRGASTVAVPDGIDADWFSRTQAELRPDGRDRPLELRELDGVDGVVTTCAVAIAETGTIVLDGGPDQGRRAITLVPDYHLCVVRADQVVDGVPQGVRRLDPARPLTWISGPSATSDIELNRVEGVHGPRTLEVLLVE; translated from the coding sequence TTGAGCACCTCACGCGAGCGCGTGCTGGCCCGGGTCCGGGCCGCCCTCGCCGACGTCCCGGCCGACGAGCCGGTGGTCCGACCAGTGGAGCGCCCCTACGCCGACAGCCACGGTATGGGCGCCGCGCTGGAGGTCCTGGAGGACCGGCTGCGCGACTACAAGGCCCTGGTGCGGCGCGTGCCCGCGGACCGGCTGGCCGAGGAGGTGGCCGCCGCCCTGGAGCGGCGCGGCGCCTCGACCGTGGCGGTGCCCGACGGCATCGACGCGGACTGGTTCTCCCGCACGCAGGCCGAGCTCCGGCCGGACGGCCGCGACCGGCCGCTGGAGCTGCGGGAGCTGGACGGCGTCGACGGGGTCGTCACCACGTGCGCGGTCGCGATCGCCGAGACGGGCACGATCGTCCTGGACGGCGGCCCGGACCAGGGCAGGCGGGCCATCACGCTGGTACCGGACTACCACCTGTGCGTGGTGCGCGCGGACCAGGTCGTGGACGGGGTGCCGCAGGGGGTGCGGAGGCTGGACCCGGCGCGGCCGCTCACGTGGATCAGCGGGCCGTCGGCCACGAGCGACATCGAGCTCAACCGGGTGGAGGGCGTGCACGGCCCGCGCACCCTGGAGGTCCTGCTGGTGGAGTGA
- a CDS encoding peptidase inhibitor family I36 protein, giving the protein MHRAIRAGAVLAAAVPALTMTAAVPALADGYCRADHVCMWEDANYEGSRYVDVRAGGPHDIHSWHGDNEITSIDNASDLTIVMYDNDNLTGFIGCVSPHQRIPSLWRNDEMESFIARDFC; this is encoded by the coding sequence ATGCACAGGGCGATACGGGCGGGCGCGGTCCTGGCGGCCGCCGTCCCCGCGCTCACCATGACCGCGGCGGTTCCGGCGCTCGCCGACGGCTACTGCCGGGCCGACCACGTCTGCATGTGGGAGGACGCGAACTACGAGGGCAGCCGGTACGTCGACGTCCGCGCGGGCGGCCCCCATGACATCCACTCATGGCACGGGGACAACGAGATCACCAGCATCGACAACGCCTCCGACCTGACCATCGTCATGTACGACAACGACAACCTCACGGGCTTCATCGGCTGTGTCAGCCCGCACCAGCGGATCCCGTCGCTGTGGCGCAACGACGAGATGGAGAGCTTCATCGCCCGGGACTTCTGCTGA
- a CDS encoding FadR/GntR family transcriptional regulator, whose translation MHEPDGERTSVTQRAVESVKAMIADGEVGPGERLPTERDLSARLGVSRSSMREAIRALTTLGVLEARHGAGVYVTALRPADLLETFSVLAEVSQGRTLLEVLQVRRMLEPAATALAAARADDAQLDRVGALLERMDGEPDTFCADTVSADLGFHQAIVESTGNATLAAINEGLSSRTFNARVWAGHREAGLTAKLREDHVLIHEALVARDPDAARAAATTHVMRVERWLGADLARDSA comes from the coding sequence GTGCACGAACCCGACGGCGAACGGACCTCCGTCACCCAGCGGGCCGTCGAGAGCGTCAAGGCGATGATCGCCGACGGCGAGGTCGGACCGGGGGAGCGCCTGCCCACCGAACGCGACCTGTCCGCCCGCCTGGGGGTCTCCCGCAGCTCCATGCGCGAGGCCATCCGCGCCCTGACCACCCTGGGCGTGCTGGAGGCCCGCCACGGCGCGGGCGTCTACGTCACCGCGCTGCGCCCCGCCGACCTGCTGGAGACCTTCTCCGTCCTGGCCGAGGTCTCCCAGGGGCGGACCCTGCTGGAGGTCCTCCAGGTCCGCCGGATGCTCGAACCCGCCGCCACCGCCCTGGCCGCCGCGCGCGCCGACGACGCCCAACTCGACCGCGTCGGCGCCCTGCTGGAGCGGATGGACGGAGAACCGGACACCTTCTGCGCCGACACCGTCTCCGCCGACCTCGGCTTCCACCAGGCCATCGTCGAGAGCACCGGCAACGCCACCCTGGCGGCGATCAACGAGGGCCTGTCCTCACGCACGTTCAACGCCCGGGTGTGGGCCGGGCACCGCGAGGCCGGGTTGACCGCCAAGCTCCGCGAGGACCACGTCCTCATCCACGAGGCCCTGGTCGCCCGCGACCCCGACGCCGCCCGGGCCGCGGCCACCACCCACGTCATGCGGGTGGAGCGCTGGCTCGGCGCCGACCTGGCGCGCGACTCCGCCTGA
- a CDS encoding (Fe-S)-binding protein translates to MRIALFITCVNDTLFPDTGRHVVRLLERLGHEVVFPEGQTCCGQMHYNTGYRRPAAKLAVRFVRTFEDADAVVVPSGSCAAMIRDNYPRLGGSGSRLSRKVAGLAPRVYDLTELLVDVLGVTDVGAYYPHKVAYHPTCHGLRMLGLGDRPYALLRAVRGLELVELAGATECCGFGGTFALKNGDVSSAMGADKARHAVESGAEVLCAVDNSCLMHIGGTLSRQRSGLRVAHIAEILASTEKEDALR, encoded by the coding sequence ATGCGCATCGCGCTCTTCATCACCTGTGTCAACGACACGCTCTTCCCCGACACCGGAAGGCACGTGGTCCGCCTCCTGGAGCGGCTGGGCCACGAGGTCGTCTTCCCCGAGGGACAGACCTGCTGCGGGCAGATGCACTACAACACCGGCTACCGCAGGCCCGCCGCCAAGCTCGCGGTGCGGTTCGTGCGCACCTTCGAGGACGCCGACGCGGTGGTCGTGCCCTCGGGGTCGTGCGCGGCGATGATCCGCGACAACTACCCGCGCCTGGGCGGCAGCGGCAGCCGCCTGTCGCGCAAGGTCGCCGGCCTGGCCCCGCGCGTGTACGACCTCACCGAACTGCTCGTGGACGTGCTCGGCGTGACCGACGTGGGCGCCTACTACCCGCACAAGGTCGCCTACCACCCCACCTGCCACGGCCTGCGCATGCTCGGCCTGGGCGACCGGCCCTACGCGCTGCTGCGCGCCGTGCGCGGACTGGAGCTGGTCGAACTCGCCGGGGCCACCGAGTGCTGCGGCTTCGGCGGCACGTTCGCGCTCAAGAACGGCGACGTCTCCTCGGCGATGGGCGCCGACAAGGCACGCCACGCGGTGGAGTCGGGCGCCGAGGTCCTGTGCGCGGTCGACAACTCCTGCCTCATGCACATCGGCGGCACCCTGTCCCGGCAGCGTTCGGGTCTGCGGGTGGCGCACATCGCCGAGATCCTGGCCAGTACCGAGAAGGAGGACGCCCTCCGATGA
- a CDS encoding ABC-F family ATP-binding cassette domain-containing protein — MPTTAHGSPLLSARDLAKAYGTRVVLDGVSLDAAPGQRIGLVGENGSGKSTLLRLLGGLEEPDAGSVVRPTDTGFLRQELPHAPETTLGEVLDEALAPSREVERRLTAAAAALDTSPEDPGALAAYGEVLTEAERLDVWDAERRAELVVAGLGLEPVGADRPVGRMSGGQRARLALAALLIGRPRALLLDEPTNHLDDRALEFLEGYLRELPGLVVVAGHDRVFLDAVCTGLVDLDPAVDGPVSYGGAYSFYLREKRLERERWEQRHHEEQDTIKALREAVRGTARQVAHGRAPRDNEKMGYDYKGGRVDKQVSRRVRNARARLEELERDQVRKPPRPLSFSAPLTGDRGQEGGTAISVRDLVVPGRLRVDHLDVPHDGRLLVTGPNGAGKSTLLYAMGHRLRPASGQAAWRRGATVALLEQDVVFPEPERTPRELYEGLNGTVPGAPKLNTLGLVAPRDQDRPVGVLSVGQRRRLALAMLVGRAPDVLLLDEPTNHLSLALTEELEEALGTAPGAVVVASHDRWLRRRWPWAELRLDGGRPVARVESTT, encoded by the coding sequence ATGCCGACCACGGCCCACGGCTCCCCGCTGCTCAGCGCACGCGACCTGGCCAAGGCCTACGGCACCCGCGTGGTCCTGGACGGCGTCTCCCTGGACGCCGCGCCCGGTCAGCGGATCGGCCTCGTGGGGGAGAACGGCTCCGGAAAGTCGACGCTGCTGCGCCTGCTGGGCGGCCTCGAGGAACCCGACGCGGGGAGCGTCGTCCGGCCGACGGACACCGGCTTCCTGCGCCAGGAGCTGCCGCACGCCCCCGAGACCACACTGGGGGAGGTCCTGGACGAGGCGCTCGCGCCCAGCCGCGAGGTGGAGCGGCGTCTGACCGCGGCCGCCGCGGCCCTGGACACCTCGCCCGAGGATCCCGGCGCGCTCGCCGCCTACGGCGAGGTCCTCACCGAGGCCGAACGCCTCGACGTGTGGGACGCCGAACGTCGTGCCGAGCTGGTGGTGGCCGGGCTGGGCCTGGAACCGGTCGGCGCCGACCGCCCCGTGGGACGGATGTCCGGTGGACAGCGCGCCCGGCTGGCCCTGGCCGCGCTGCTCATCGGACGACCGCGCGCCCTGCTGCTGGACGAGCCCACCAACCACCTGGACGACCGCGCGCTGGAATTCCTGGAGGGATACCTGCGCGAGCTCCCCGGCCTGGTGGTGGTGGCCGGCCACGACCGCGTCTTCCTCGACGCGGTCTGCACCGGACTGGTCGACCTCGACCCGGCGGTGGACGGACCGGTCTCCTACGGCGGGGCCTACTCCTTCTACCTGCGCGAGAAGCGCCTGGAGCGCGAGCGCTGGGAGCAGCGCCACCACGAGGAACAGGACACCATCAAGGCGCTGCGCGAGGCCGTGCGCGGGACCGCCCGGCAGGTCGCGCACGGGCGGGCTCCCCGGGACAACGAGAAGATGGGCTACGACTACAAGGGGGGCCGCGTGGACAAGCAGGTCTCGCGCCGGGTGCGCAACGCCCGGGCGAGGCTGGAGGAGCTCGAACGCGACCAGGTGCGCAAGCCGCCGCGCCCTCTGTCCTTCTCCGCGCCGCTCACGGGCGACCGCGGCCAGGAGGGCGGGACGGCGATCTCGGTCCGCGACCTGGTCGTGCCGGGGCGGCTGAGGGTCGATCACCTGGACGTGCCGCACGACGGGCGGCTGCTGGTCACCGGGCCCAACGGCGCGGGCAAGTCCACACTCCTGTACGCGATGGGGCACCGGCTGCGCCCGGCGTCGGGCCAGGCGGCCTGGCGGCGCGGGGCGACGGTGGCGCTCCTGGAACAGGACGTGGTCTTCCCCGAGCCCGAGCGCACGCCGCGCGAGCTCTACGAGGGCCTGAACGGCACGGTGCCGGGGGCGCCGAAGCTGAACACGCTGGGCCTGGTCGCGCCGCGCGACCAGGACCGCCCGGTGGGCGTGCTCAGCGTGGGGCAGCGCCGGCGCCTGGCGCTGGCGATGCTCGTGGGCAGGGCCCCGGACGTGCTGCTGCTGGACGAGCCGACCAACCACCTCTCCCTGGCCCTGACCGAGGAGCTGGAGGAGGCGCTGGGCACCGCGCCCGGCGCGGTGGTGGTCGCCTCGCACGACCGGTGGCTGCGGCGCCGGTGGCCGTGGGCGGAGCTGCGCCTCGACGGGGGCCGCCCCGTCGCCCGAGTGGAATCTACGACGTAG